The following coding sequences lie in one Benincasa hispida cultivar B227 chromosome 6, ASM972705v1, whole genome shotgun sequence genomic window:
- the LOC120079212 gene encoding F-box protein At3g62230-like: MADEDKLDILPDVLLSIIVSSLPFKEAVRTSILSKRWVKIWQATKNIELHESFFVRREDSDQRTRDVKIRAFIDFATNFIRVYQESTVSKFSLSLSNPIVVGEGEGGGRGFVDECIRFAISHKVKTLELDFSDGENESNIMLDLPPIVYEHENLESLKLFSCGFRAVELKKLINLKNLCIGWIEVGIGEIRDLVKKCRKLESLNLKNCWNVTHFEIGGNDDQLRLRSLTIENCKFLHDWISIEAPKLTYFRYFGTVGSFRVEVNRCFEEADLGFEIDDDDDHSEISNLLYVLLESLYPARVLSVCSSLLQVIPLGDEPIRMQARMHTQHLRMRTKIHPNEFYGIIFLLNSCPYLKKLTLMLGQGKIFQDYEPPFRMDIRRFWATNMVLIKCLSASLETVEVKGFKGKQHEISFLTHLLHYGRILKTLSVAVDSHDIANIQIYIEKAQILNTIKPASKNIQIHIS; encoded by the exons ATGGCGGACGAAGACAAATTGGACATATTGCCTGATGTTCTGTTATCGATAATCGTCTCTTCTCTGCCTTTCAAGGAAGCCGTTAGaacttcaattttatcaaaGCGTTGGGTGAAGATTTGGCAAGCGACGAAGAACATCGAGTTACACGAGAGTTTCTTCGTTCGACGAGAGGATTCCGATCAACGAACCAGAGACGTTAAGATTAGAGCATTCATCGATTTCGCAACAAATTTCATCAGAGTCTACCAGGAATCGACTGTAAGTAAgttctctctctcgctctcaaaTCCGATAGTCGTCGGCGAAGGAGAAGGAGGAGGAAGAGGATTCGTGGATGAGTGCATTCGATTTGCGATTTCTCACAAGGTGAAGACACTAGAACTCGATTTCTCAGACGGCGAAAACGAATCGAACATAATGTTGGATCTGCCTCCGATAGTGTACGAGCACGAGAATCTGGAATCTCTGAAGCTATTCTCGTGTGGATTTAGGGCAGTAGAGTTGAAGAAACTGATTAATCTGAAGAATCTCTGTATAGGATGGATTGAAGTAGGGATTGGAGAAATTAGGGATTTGGTGAAGAAATGTAGGAAGTTGGAGAGTTTGAATCTGAAGAATTGTTGGAATGTAACGCATTTCGAAATTGGGGGAAACGATGATCAATTGAGGCTGAGGAGTTTAACGATTGAGAATTGCAAGTTTCTTCATGATTGGATTTCGATTGAGGCTCCAAAATTAACGTACTTTAGGTATTTTGGGACTGTTGGTTCGTTTCGCGTGGAAGTGAATCGGTGTTTTGAAGAGGCTGATCTTGGTTTTGAgattgatgatgatgatgatcatTCTGAAATTTCTAATCTTCTTTATGTTCTTCTTGAGAGTCTCTATCCTGCCAGAGTTTTGAGTGTTTGTAGTTCTTTGCTTCAG GTAATTCCATTGGGAGATGAGCCAATTCGTATGCAAGCAAGAATGCATACTCAACATTTAAGAATGAGGACTAAGATTCATCCGAATGAATTTTATGGCATAATTTTTCTCTTGAATAGTTGTCCCTATTTGAAGAAGCTTACTCTCATGCTTGGCCAAGGAAAAATCTTCCAA GATTATGAACCACCATTTCGAATGGACATACGCAGATTCTGGGCCACAAATATGGTACTGATAAAGTGCTTATCAGCATCTCTTGAGACAGTGGAAGTGAAGGGCTTCAAAGGGAAGCAACATGAAATCTCATTTTTGACTCATCTTCTTCACTATGGTAGGATTCTAAAAACCCTCTCTGTTGCTGTTGATTCTCATGATATTGCAAACATCCAAATCTACATTGAAAAAGCTCAGATTCTCAATACCATCAAACCAGCCTCTAAGAACATTCAGATTCATATAAGCTGA